In Panicum virgatum strain AP13 chromosome 4N, P.virgatum_v5, whole genome shotgun sequence, a single window of DNA contains:
- the LOC120669830 gene encoding subtilisin-like protease SBT6.1: protein MEKRLAYVALLPVLLLTLRILPLPSGSPNGSGGAGGEGKTLPPPASRYVVRFLEYRRAEEHREYLDGELRGAALAASWRWVERRNPAAAFPTDFAVLEIRDAHREAVVAAVRALGRVRDVHADATYSRSVLSAADRPPPGRGKLFTAMSFEGEEEGRETANSSSVTWGRRLLLQRSQVTSLFGAERLWGKGFTGKKVKMAIFDTGIRADHPHFRNIKERTNWTNEDTLNDNLGHGTFVAGVIAGQDAECPGFAPDTEIYAFRVFTDAQISYTSWFLDAFNYAITIGMDVLNLSIGGPDYLDLPFVEKVWELTANNIIMVSAIGNDGPLYGTLNNPADQSDVIGVGGIDYNNHIASFSSRGMTTWELPHGYGRVKPDVVAYSRDIIGSKISTGCKTLSGTSVASPVVAGVVCLLFSVIPEDKRKSVLNPAAMKQALVEGASKLPGPNMYEQGAGKLDLWQSYEILKNYQPRASIFPTTLDFTDCPYFWPFCRQPMYAGAMPVIFNATILNGMGVIGYVKDQPLWQPSEDIGNLLSVHFTYSDVIWPWTGYLALHLQVKDEGSQFSGIINGNVTLTIYTPAAHGESSPRTSTCVLYLKIKVVPTPVRSKRILWDQYHNIKYPSGYVPRDSLNVHNDILDWHGDHLHTNFHILFNMLRDAGYYIETLGSPLTCFDASNYGTLLMVDLEDEYFDEEIQKLRDDVIHKGLGIALFAEWYHVDTMVKMTFFDENTRSWWTPITGGANIPALNELLAPFGIALGDKILTGDFSINGEQTHYASGTDIVQFPAGGFLHSFQLQENSKSAQDHIGTIDPENSQEKNKLSSILGMMEAGEGRIAVYGDSNCLDSSHMVTNCYWLLRKILEFTGDRVKDPVLFSKAAQLKFPVFENIHQPSRRSDVNFSTYSTVIGKELICHQDSRFEVRGTKGYGVQPTGTTRKLPEYQMDESSSSPNVTIQIPDSRQDKVERLQINLSTPDAAKFDDKRDYFGFIGHEEVDIGMLMASQWMVPCLAATACLMLYLSCRVQQKRRRRRKGSVASRLTSMV, encoded by the exons atgGAGAAGCGGCTAGCGTACGTGGCCTTGCTCCCCGTGCTCCTCCTCACGCTCCGCATCCTGCCCCTGCCCTCCGGCTCCCccaacggcagcggcggcgcgggcggcgaggggaaaacCCTGCCCCCGCCGGCTTCCAGGTACGTGGTGCGGTTCCTGGAGTACCGGCGCGCGGAGGAGCACCGGGAGTACCTGGATGGAGAGCTCCGGGGCGCCGCGCTCGCGGCGTCGTGGCGCTGGGTGGAGCGGCGGAACCCCGCGGCCGCGTTCCCCACCGACTTCGCGGTGCTCGAGATCCGCGACGCGCACCGCGAGGCCGTCGTGGCGGCGGTCCGGGCGCTCGGACGCGTGCGGGACGTGCACGCCGATGCCACCTACTCGCGGTCCGTCCTGTCCGCGGCagatcggccgccgccggggcgggggAAGCTCTTCACCGCCATGTCGTTCGAGGGGGAAGAGGAGGGAAGAGAGACGGCAAATTCGTCTTCTGTTACTTGGGGACGGAGGCTTTTGCTTCAG AGATCACAAGTTACTTCTCTTTTTGGAGCTGAAAGATTATGGGGAAAGGGCTTCACTGGCAAGAAAGTCAAAATGGCCATTTTTGACACTGGTATTCGGGCTGACCATCCCCACTTTCGCAATATTAAG GAGCGCACAAATTGGACAAATGAAGACACATTAAATGATAACCTTGGGCATGGAACATTTGTAGCAGGAGTTATTGCTGGCCAAGATGCAGAATGCCCTGGATTCGCACCTGATACTGAAATATATGCCTTTCGAGTGTTCACAGATGCTCAG ATATCCTACACATCATGGTTCTTGGATGCATTTAACTACGCAATAACGATTGGTATGGATGTTTTGAACTTGAGCATTGGTGGACCTGATTACCTGGATCTCCCCTTTGTTGAGAAG GTTTGGGAGCTCACAGCAAACAACATTATTATGGTATCAGCTATTGGAAATGATGGGCCTCTTTATGGCACATTAAATAACCCAGCTGATCAAAGCGATGTCATTGGCGTTGGCGGTATTGATTACAATAACCATATAGCTTCATTTTCCTCTCGAGGCATGACTACCTGGGAGCTTCCTCATGG TTATGGTCGTGTGAAACCTGATGTTGTTGCATATAGTCGAGATATAATTGGTTCGAAGATCAGTACAGGCTGTAAGACCCTTTCAGGCACCAGTGTAGCAAGCCCGGTGGTCGCTGGTGTAGTTTGCTTGCTTTTTAGTGTTATACCCGAAGACAAGCGGAAATCAGTCCTTAACCCTGCTGCTATGAAACAGGCCCTTGTTGAGGGCGCTTCTAAGCTTCCAGGGCCAAACATGTATGAGCAAGGTGCTGGCAAGCTTGATCT TTGGCAGTCATatgaaatcttgaaaaattaccAACCACGTGCAAGCATATTTCCTACAACGCTTGACTTCACCGACTGTCCATATTTCTGGCCTTTTTGTCGCCAACCCATGTATGCTGGAGCTATGCCGGTAATCTTCAATGCTACAATTCTGAATGGGATGGGTGTGATTGGTTATGTAAAGGATCAACCTTTATGGCAACCTTCTGAAGATATTGGCAATCTTCTTAGTGTTCACTTCACCTACTCAGATGTTATCTGGCCTTGGACTGGGTATCTTGCTCTACATTTGCAAGTTAAAGATGAGGGTTCTCAGTTTTCAGGCATAATTAATGGCAATGTTACTCTGACTATTTATACCCCGGCAGCTCATGGAGAAAGCAGCCCACGGACTAGTACATGTGTTCTTTACTTGAAGATCAAGGTAGTTCCAACACCTGTTAGGTCAAAAAGAATATTGTGGGACCAATATCATAATATCAAATACCCATCAGGATACGTTCCAAGGGATTCCCTTAATGTTCATAATGATATCCTTGACTGGCATGGTGATCACTTGCACACGAACTTTCACATTCTGTTCAACATGCTAAGGGATGCAGGGTACTATATTGAGACACTTGGATCACCACTTACTTGCTTTGATGCTAGCAATTATGGGACATTGCTTATGGTTGATCTTGAGGATGAATACTTTGATGAAGAGATTCAGAAACTTAGGGATGATGTTATACACAAGGGACTTGGTATTGCTCTTTTTGCTGAGTGGTACCATGTTGATACAATGGTTAAGATGACATTCTTTGATGAGAATACCCGCAGTTGGTGGACTCCAATTACTGGGGGTGCAAATATACCTGCACTCAATGAACTTCTGGCACCATTTGGCATTGCTTTGGGGGACAAAATACTTACTGGTGACTTCTCGATCAATGGTGAGCAGACCCACTATGCTTCTGGAACTGATATAGTGCAATTTCCAGCGGGTGGTTTCTTGCATAGCTTCCAGCTCCAGGAAAACTCCAAGTCTGCGCAGGATCACATAGGAACAATAGATCCAGAAAACTCCCAGGAAAAAAACAAG CTGTCCTCAATTCTTGGAATGATGGAAGCAGGAGAAGGGAGGATTGCAGTCTATGGTGATTCAAATTGTCTTGACAGTAGTCACATGGTAACAAACTGCTATTGGCTTTTGAGAAAAATATTGGAGTTCACTGGCGATAGAGTGAAGGATCCTGTCCTTTTCTCAAAGGCAGCGCAGTTAAAGTTTCCAGTTTTTGAGAATATCCATCAGCCATCACGTAGATCAGATGTAAACTTTTCAACATACTCGACAGTCATTGGCAAGGAATTGATCTGTCACCAAGATTCCCGGTTCGAGGTTCGGGGTACAAAAGGTTATGGTGTCCAACCAACAGGCACAACAAGAAAGCTCCCAGAATACCAGATGGATGAAAGTTCGAGTTCTCCCAATGTAACAATACAAATTCCTGACAGTAGACAAGATAAAGTCGAAAGACTTCAAATAAATCTTTCAACACCAGATGCTGCTAAATTTGATGATAAAAGAGATTATTTTGGCTTTATTGGTCACGAAGAG gTTGACATAGGAATGTTAATGGCAAGCCAATGGATGGTACCTTGCTTAGCTGCCACAGCTT GCCTTATGTTGTATCTTAGTTGTAGAGTGCAACAAAAACGCCGCCGACGAAGAAAAGGGTCGGTGGCTAGTCGGCTAACAAGTATGGTGTAA
- the LOC120669832 gene encoding proline iminopeptidase-like produces the protein MAVARLRCAAAVAAATPAAAARPLRRQPAFLPVHVPGAARLRLSPCRIPPPRAAAAAMSSFARAEHEAGAWYAVPGLSLRDHRFAVPPDHSSPDSGAAITVFAREVVAAGKEDAVLPYLLYLQGGPGFESPRPTEAGGWLKKACEDHRVVLLDQRGTGLSTPLTPSSLSQITSPAKQVEYLKHFRADNIVKDAEFIRLRLVSDAEPWTVLGQSYGGFCAVTYLSFAPEGLKSVLLTGGLPPLGEPCTAQTIYRACFKQVQQQNEKYYKRYPQDIQVVHDAVRYLSESEGGGVVLPSGGRLTPKMLQCLGLSGLGSGGGFERLHYLLERVWDPVLVPGAKKSISYYFLKEFEMWLGFDQNPLYALLHESIYCQGSSSKWSAEKVRGEYESLFDPIKATEEGRPVYFTGEMVFPCMFDEIHALRDLKEAAHLLAEKEDWPPLYDLSKLNNNKVPVAAAVYYEDMYVNFNIAKETASQIARIRLWVTNEYMHSGIRDGGPHVFEHLMGLLNGKKPLF, from the exons ATGGCCGTAGCGAGACTCCGTtgcgcggccgccgtcgccgcagccacaccggccgccgcagcgcgcCCGCTTCGCCGCCAACCGGCCTTCCTCCCCGTCCACGTCCCCGGCGCCGCACGCCTCCGCCTCTCGCCCTGCCGGATCCCGCCGCCGAGGGCAGCGGCCGCGGCCATGTCGTCGTTCGCGAGGGCGGAGCACGAGGCCGGCGCGTGGTACGCGGTGCCGGGCCTCAGCCTCCGCGACCACCGGTTCGCCGTCCCGCCCGACCACTCCAGCCCTGACAGCGGAGCCGCCATCACCGTCTTCGCGCGCGAGGTCGTCGCCG CTGGGAAAGAAGATGCAGTTCTGCCTTATTTGTTGTACCTACAAGGTGGGCCTGGATTTGAGAGTCCCCGTCCCACGGAAGCAGGCGGATGGTTAAAGAAAGCATGTGAAGACCACCGTGTTGTGCTGCTAGATCAG CGGGGAACAGGTTTATCCACACCATTAACACCATCATCTCTTTCGCAAATTACATCTCCTGCAAAGcaggttgagtacttgaagcaTTTCAGGGCGGATAATATAGTTAAGGATGCAGAATTTATTCGTCTACGGCTTGTATCGGATGCCGAGCCTTGGACAGTCCTAGGACAG AGTTATGGTGGATTTTGTGCGGTTACATATTTGAGCTTTGCTCCAGAAGGCCTGAAATCTGTTCTTTTGACTGGAGGGCTTCCACCACTAGGAGAGCCTTGCACTGCACAAACTATATACAGAGCCTGCTTTAAACAGGTTCAACAGCAAAACGAGAAATACTATAAGAGGTATCCTCAAGATATACAAGTTGTTCATGACGCTGTAAGATACTTGAGTGAATCTGAAGGTGGAGGG GTTGTTCTTCCATCTGGTGGCAGGTTAACCCCTAAGATGCTGCAGTGTCTTGGACTGTCAGGTCTGGGCTCTGGCGGTGGATTTGAAAGGCTGCATTATCT GCTCGAGAGGGTGTGGGATCCTGTACTAGTTCCTGGAGCTAAAAAGAGCATAAGCTATTACTTCTTGAAAGAG tttGAAATGTGGTTAGGTTTTGATCAAAATCCTCTTTATGCCCTCTTGCACGAGTCTATCTACTGTCAG GGCTCTTCGTCAAAATGGTCTGCTGAAAAGGTTCGCGGTGAATACGAAAGTTTGTTTGATCCTATCAAGGCTACAGAAGAAGGCCGTCCTGTGTATTTTACTGGAGAG ATGGTATTTCCATGTATGTTTGACGAGATTCATGCTCTACGAGACCTAAAGGAGGCTGCCCATTTATTAGCTGAAAAGGAAGACTGGCCTCCACTATATGATCTTAGCAAGCTGAATAACAATAAG GTTCCTGTCGCTGCTGCAGTCTACTACGAGGACATGTACGTGAACTTCAATATTGCCAAGGAAACCGCCTCCCAGATCGCCAGGATCCGGCTCTGGGTGACTAACGAGTACATGCACTCTGGCATACGCGACGGTGGCCCGCATGTCTTCGAGCATCTCATGGGTCTTCTGAACGGCAAGAAGCCGTTGTTTTAG